The Phormidium sp. PBR-2020 DNA segment AGGATTGGTACTGTTATAGGAATAGCCCAACATCCGTAGGGTTGCCCCAAAGACCTCTCGTGGGTCATTGAGTAACGTCGCACGGCGGGTGAGACGTTGGCGATTTTCCCAGAGGTAGGTCCAATCGTCCGGAGGAGGGTCAAGAACCGTTGTATTAAACACCAGGCCCGTCGTTCCCCAACTGATAGGGACACTGTGACGGTTACCGGGGTCATAGGTGGGACTTTGGAAATTGGGAAACAGGGTATCGAGGCCATCGATGCGATCATGATCGAGTTCTAATAGCAACTCTTCATCGATCATCCGTCGCACCATGTAATCCGAGGGATAGATAAGGCTATAGGCCCCACCGGCTCCCGCTTGCAGTTTCGCCAGCATCTCCTCATTGGAGGAAAACACATCGGCGATGACGCGAATTGCGGTTTCTTGAAAAAATTCTTCAATCACCTCTCGGTCTGTGTAGCCGGCCCAAGTATAAATATAGAGAATATCATCGGCCGTTTGTACCGTTGAGCGGACATTGGCCAAGGTCCAACCACAACTCGACAGGGCCAACCCCGAAAGGGCGGCCGTTGAGGTTTGCAGAAACTGACGGCGGCGAATCCGCCTAATGGAGGATGAGGGGGAATGAGTCACAGATCACAGTTGCAAAGGCTAACGAAAGAGGAGTGGACAAACCAGTCAGGAAACTCGGCTCCCCAGAGCCATTCGTTGGCTATCGTACCCTGTTCTGGAGGTTTATCTAGCGGTTTAAGCCGCCAAGACAATACTTTGATGAGGTTGCCAAGATAAATATACGGGAGACTCGGGACTCGGGAGGTCTTCGGGACGACTGACTTGGCGCAGGGTTACCGTTTCCCCACTATCGAGGGTCACGACACAGTGAGTATGGGTCCCGAGATACATGGCGGTTTGTAGATGACCCCGGTAGAGATTTAGGGCAGACTCGGGGGGGGCTGAATGTAGCTCGATGTTTTCAGGGCGGATACTGACCACTGCATGATGGCTGAGGTGCTCATCGTCGGGCTTGCGTCCCACCAGCAGTTTTAAACCGGAATGACTGCGGACGACCACCATCTCGTTATCCTGACTTTCTACGGTTCCCTCAAAGAGGTTGGTTTCACCGATGAAATCAGCCACAAACGGCGTGCGAGGTCGTTGGTAAATCTCCGTGGGGGAGCCAATTTGCTCGATTTTGCCATCTTTCATGACCGCAATGCGATCGGACATCGACAGAGCCTCTTCTTGGTCATGGGTAACCGTGACAAAGGTCAGACCCAAATTGCGATGCAGGTTGGACAACTCCATCTGCATTTCTTTACG contains these protein-coding regions:
- a CDS encoding spermidine/putrescine ABC transporter substrate-binding protein, whose product is MTHSPSSSIRRIRRRQFLQTSTAALSGLALSSCGWTLANVRSTVQTADDILYIYTWAGYTDREVIEEFFQETAIRVIADVFSSNEEMLAKLQAGAGGAYSLIYPSDYMVRRMIDEELLLELDHDRIDGLDTLFPNFQSPTYDPGNRHSVPISWGTTGLVFNTTVLDPPPDDWTYLWENRQRLTRRATLLNDPREVFGATLRMLGYSYNSTNPQEIRAAYNKLLELRPTIAAFDSDAWRPQILAGDLKVAMCFSSDANEVIQENSDLAYVLPRSGSSIWTDALVIPRTAPNVDAAYAWINFMQRPEVAARIGERLSFATPNKAAFAKLPESVQTNTSLFPPDSALEKSESLQPIPPEIGEIYNQYWTRLTSG
- a CDS encoding ABC transporter ATP-binding protein produces the protein MLQAASQNSDLSGLESDFDVELHRVFKVFNGETAVRGVEVQIRRGEFFSILGPSGCGKTTTLRLIAGFETPSAGEILIRGRSMTQVPPNERPVNTVFQNYALFDHMSVWENIAFGLKLKRVGRSEIQQRVEEMLQLVKMEAFGNRYPKQLSGGQRQRIALARAIANHPAVLLLDEPLGALDLKLRKEMQMELSNLHRNLGLTFVTVTHDQEEALSMSDRIAVMKDGKIEQIGSPTEIYQRPRTPFVADFIGETNLFEGTVESQDNEMVVVRSHSGLKLLVGRKPDDEHLSHHAVVSIRPENIELHSAPPESALNLYRGHLQTAMYLGTHTHCVVTLDSGETVTLRQVSRPEDLPSPESPVYLSWQPHQSIVLAA